One Cryptosporangium aurantiacum DNA window includes the following coding sequences:
- a CDS encoding DUF6313 family protein, translated as MARSPGYAQPGDADLPADFPLPVPAVAHERRRDLLRRWWRSRGHQRNLRYWMLFRGLPVLLALAVLYVVTGFVVGWRDAYDVSLGIESPAETKAPVLAWFLSVAGWLVMPGVAGAVAGYVVSDSIASRRSRSLSESFPQMITKDDLRDILRELDDE; from the coding sequence ATGGCTCGGTCACCGGGGTACGCCCAGCCTGGCGACGCCGACTTACCGGCGGACTTCCCCCTCCCGGTTCCCGCCGTCGCGCACGAGCGGCGGCGTGATCTGCTGCGCAGATGGTGGCGTTCACGCGGGCACCAACGAAATCTCCGGTACTGGATGCTGTTCCGCGGGCTGCCGGTACTGCTGGCGCTCGCGGTGCTCTACGTCGTCACCGGGTTCGTCGTCGGCTGGCGGGACGCGTACGACGTCAGCCTCGGCATCGAGTCGCCTGCCGAGACGAAGGCGCCGGTCCTGGCCTGGTTCCTCTCGGTGGCCGGCTGGCTGGTCATGCCCGGTGTGGCCGGTGCGGTCGCCGGTTACGTCGTGAGCGACTCGATCGCCTCCCGCCGCTCACGCTCGCTGTCGGAGTCCTTCCCGCAGATGATCACCAAGGACGATCTCCGCGACATCCTGCGGGAACTCGACGATGAGTGA
- the trxA gene encoding thioredoxin, producing MRQPNPRMTAASLAGAVDLSALRSTPPAAAPAGGGPAAAPTPAPTGNSPHVIDVTEATFQNDILQRSLQTPVVIDFWAEWCQPCKQLSPVLEKLAAEADGAWVLAKIDIDANPRLAQAFRVQSIPFVLAIVNGQPVDAFAGVQPEANLRQWLAAIVNAAGGEAQVPADPRLLDADDKLQAGDLDGAEAAYKALLAEVPNDQNASSGLAQIGLMRRLEGITDGRAVLAAADAAPDDLDAQTQAADVEFVSGLAEQAFARLIKLVRRTSGDDRNRVRTHLLDLFAIAPPDDPVVNKARRDLTSALF from the coding sequence ATGCGACAGCCGAATCCCCGCATGACGGCCGCCTCGCTGGCAGGCGCCGTCGACCTTTCCGCTCTGCGCTCCACTCCGCCCGCGGCTGCGCCTGCCGGTGGCGGACCGGCGGCAGCCCCGACACCGGCCCCGACCGGCAACTCGCCGCACGTCATCGACGTCACCGAGGCGACGTTCCAGAACGACATCCTTCAGCGCTCGCTGCAGACCCCGGTCGTCATCGACTTCTGGGCCGAATGGTGCCAGCCCTGCAAGCAGCTGTCCCCGGTCCTGGAGAAGCTCGCTGCCGAGGCCGACGGCGCCTGGGTGCTGGCGAAGATCGACATCGACGCCAACCCCCGGCTGGCTCAGGCCTTCCGCGTCCAGAGCATTCCGTTCGTGCTCGCGATCGTGAACGGCCAGCCGGTGGACGCGTTCGCCGGCGTGCAGCCGGAGGCGAACCTCCGGCAGTGGCTCGCCGCGATCGTCAACGCGGCCGGTGGCGAGGCCCAGGTGCCCGCCGATCCGCGCCTGCTCGACGCCGACGACAAGCTCCAGGCCGGTGACCTGGACGGCGCCGAGGCCGCGTACAAGGCCCTGCTCGCCGAGGTGCCGAACGACCAGAACGCGAGCAGCGGGCTGGCCCAGATCGGCCTGATGCGCCGGCTGGAAGGCATCACCGATGGCCGAGCGGTGCTGGCCGCGGCCGACGCCGCGCCGGACGACCTGGACGCCCAGACGCAGGCCGCCGACGTCGAGTTCGTCTCCGGGCTCGCCGAGCAGGCGTTCGCCCGGCTGATCAAGCTCGTGCGTCGGACGTCCGGCGACGACCGCAACCGGGTGCGGACCCACCTGCTCGATCTGTTCGCGATCGCACCGCCGGACGACCCGGTGGTCAACAAGGCGCGCCGAGACCTCACCAGCGCGCTGTTCTGA
- the ccrA gene encoding crotonyl-CoA carboxylase/reductase: MKQILDAILADELDAVGALEVPESYRGVVVRKDEVDMFAGRSTRDKDPRESLHVQEIATPELGPGEALVAVMASAVNYNTVWTSIFEPVSTFGFLERYGRLSPLTKRHDLPYHVVGSDLAGVVLRTGPGVNRWKVGDEVVAHCLSVELESHEGHDDTMLDPEQRIWGFETNFGGLADLALVKANQLMPKPTHLSWEEAASPGLVNSTAYRQLVSNNGAGMKLGDTVLIWGASGGLGSYATQLALASGATPVCVVSSPDKADIVRSMGADLVIDRNAEGYQFWKDENTQDPREWRRFGARIRELTGGKDPDIVFEHPGRETFGASVFVARKGGTIVTCASTSGYLHQFDNRYLWMNLKRIIGSHFANYREAYLANDLIASGRIHPTLSKVYPLEQTGQAAFDVHRNLHQGKVGVLCLAPEEGLGVRDEEKRSRHIDAINRFRAR, encoded by the coding sequence GTGAAGCAGATTCTCGACGCGATCCTTGCCGATGAGCTGGATGCCGTAGGCGCGCTGGAGGTGCCCGAGTCCTACCGCGGTGTCGTGGTCCGCAAGGACGAGGTAGACATGTTCGCCGGGCGGTCCACCCGCGACAAGGACCCCCGGGAGTCGCTGCACGTCCAGGAGATCGCCACCCCGGAGCTCGGCCCCGGTGAGGCGCTGGTGGCCGTGATGGCCTCCGCGGTCAACTACAACACCGTCTGGACGTCGATCTTCGAACCGGTGTCCACGTTCGGGTTCCTCGAGCGGTACGGCCGGCTCTCGCCGCTGACCAAGCGGCACGACCTGCCCTACCACGTGGTCGGCTCCGACCTGGCCGGCGTCGTGCTGCGTACCGGTCCCGGCGTGAACCGGTGGAAAGTCGGCGACGAGGTCGTCGCCCACTGCCTCTCGGTCGAGCTGGAGAGCCACGAGGGTCACGACGACACGATGCTCGACCCCGAGCAGCGCATCTGGGGCTTCGAGACGAACTTCGGCGGGCTCGCCGATCTGGCGCTGGTCAAGGCCAACCAGCTGATGCCGAAGCCGACCCACCTGTCCTGGGAGGAGGCCGCTTCCCCGGGTCTGGTCAACTCGACCGCGTACCGGCAGCTGGTGAGCAACAACGGCGCCGGCATGAAGCTCGGCGACACCGTGCTCATCTGGGGCGCGTCCGGCGGTCTCGGCTCGTACGCCACCCAGTTGGCGCTGGCCTCCGGCGCGACCCCGGTCTGCGTCGTGTCCAGCCCGGACAAGGCCGACATCGTCCGCTCGATGGGTGCGGACCTGGTGATCGATCGGAACGCCGAGGGTTACCAGTTCTGGAAGGACGAGAACACCCAGGATCCGCGGGAGTGGCGCCGCTTCGGCGCGCGGATCCGGGAACTGACCGGCGGTAAGGACCCGGACATCGTGTTCGAACACCCGGGCCGAGAGACTTTCGGCGCGAGTGTGTTCGTGGCCCGGAAGGGCGGCACGATCGTTACCTGTGCCTCGACGTCCGGTTATCTGCATCAGTTCGACAACCGTTACCTCTGGATGAACCTGAAGCGCATTATCGGGTCGCATTTCGCGAACTACCGCGAGGCCTACCTCGCAAATGACCTGATTGCTTCCGGACGTATTCATCCGACGCTCTCGAAGGTCTACCCGCTCGAGCAGACGGGGCAGGCGGCCTTCGACGTCCACCGGAACCTTCACCAGGGGAAGGTCGGCGTGCTCTGCCTCGCGCCGGAGGAGGGTCTCGGCGTGCGGGACGAGGAAAAGCGGAGCCGGCACATCGACGCGATCAACCGGTTCCGCGCGCGCTGA
- a CDS encoding pentapeptide repeat-containing protein produces the protein MGYDDWPGVSDVDPVHLRGSFRELSRDLFDAAFPDARQGWVDQQVATAVIEVGTALDVRLLPSDADLRAGRLDGTDLRGADLRDAQLEKAELAGVDLRETCLARADLRGAVLRAANLRAANLRSARLADADLVRAQLRRTDLVAADLAGADLREADLGMAHLAGADADRARFDGATLPGADLTTASLNRATLTEANLRRAVLDQAVLAGAELRGADLTGAVLTGAVLSEADLTDADLSGVVWSADTRWPGALAASIRARSEQIGPDTYRVRPGATTRTRVPA, from the coding sequence ATGGGATACGACGACTGGCCAGGTGTGTCCGACGTCGACCCTGTGCACCTTCGGGGTAGCTTCCGCGAGCTGAGCCGCGACCTGTTCGACGCCGCTTTCCCCGACGCCCGGCAGGGCTGGGTCGACCAACAAGTGGCGACGGCCGTAATCGAAGTGGGCACGGCGCTCGACGTCCGCCTGCTCCCCTCCGACGCCGACCTGCGCGCCGGTCGTCTGGACGGAACCGACCTGCGCGGCGCCGACCTGCGGGACGCCCAGCTGGAGAAGGCCGAGCTGGCCGGCGTCGATCTGCGGGAGACCTGTCTGGCGCGCGCCGACCTCCGTGGCGCCGTCCTCCGGGCGGCGAACCTGCGGGCGGCCAACCTGCGCTCCGCCCGGCTCGCCGACGCCGACCTGGTCCGCGCCCAGCTGCGCCGCACCGACCTGGTGGCGGCCGACCTCGCGGGCGCCGACCTGCGCGAAGCCGACCTCGGCATGGCCCACCTCGCGGGCGCCGACGCCGACCGCGCACGGTTCGACGGCGCGACGCTACCGGGCGCCGACCTGACGACGGCCTCGCTCAACCGGGCGACGCTCACCGAGGCGAACCTCCGCCGTGCCGTCCTCGACCAGGCGGTTCTCGCGGGTGCCGAGCTGCGCGGTGCCGACCTGACCGGTGCGGTGCTCACCGGCGCGGTCCTGTCCGAGGCCGATCTCACCGACGCCGACCTCTCCGGCGTCGTCTGGTCGGCCGACACGCGGTGGCCCGGCGCGCTCGCCGCGAGCATTCGGGCTCGCTCCGAGCAGATCGGCCCGGACACCTACCGGGTCCGCCCCGGCGCGACCACCCGCACCCGCGTCCCCGCCTGA
- the meaB gene encoding methylmalonyl Co-A mutase-associated GTPase MeaB, with amino-acid sequence MTLASRRGADVGTLVAQAREGSPRAVARLVTMVEDANPALREVAATLAPHTGHAYVVGLTGSPGVGKSTSTNALVGAVRARGLRVGVLAVDPSSPFSGGALLGDRVRMQDHATDSGVFIRSMASRGHLGGLSWGTPQAIRVLDGAGFDVVLVETVGVGQAEIEIASLADTTLVLLAPGMGDGIQAAKAGILEVADVFVVNKADRDGAQSTVRDLQGMLGLAGHYADADRWRPPIVKSVAARNEGIDDVLAAIDAHRAWLERTGGLRVRRRERAAREVEAIALEAVRARIGDLRGGAALDTLADQVADGKLDPYGAADTLLREAGPEASA; translated from the coding sequence GTGACGTTGGCGAGCCGTCGGGGTGCGGACGTCGGGACGCTCGTCGCGCAGGCGCGCGAGGGATCGCCGCGCGCGGTCGCCCGGCTGGTGACGATGGTCGAGGACGCCAACCCCGCGCTGCGGGAGGTCGCGGCGACGCTCGCTCCGCACACCGGCCACGCGTACGTCGTCGGGCTGACCGGTTCACCGGGGGTCGGGAAGTCGACCAGCACCAACGCGCTGGTCGGCGCCGTGCGAGCGCGTGGGTTGCGGGTCGGCGTCCTGGCCGTCGACCCGTCGTCGCCGTTCTCCGGGGGCGCGCTGCTCGGTGACCGGGTCCGGATGCAGGATCACGCCACCGACTCCGGTGTGTTCATCCGGTCGATGGCCTCCCGCGGGCACCTCGGTGGACTGTCCTGGGGTACCCCGCAGGCGATCCGGGTGCTCGACGGTGCCGGGTTCGACGTCGTCCTGGTGGAGACCGTCGGTGTCGGACAGGCGGAGATCGAGATCGCATCGCTGGCCGACACGACGCTCGTGCTGCTCGCGCCGGGGATGGGGGACGGGATCCAGGCGGCGAAGGCCGGGATCCTGGAGGTCGCCGACGTGTTCGTCGTCAACAAGGCCGACCGCGACGGAGCGCAGTCGACCGTGCGGGACCTGCAGGGCATGCTGGGGCTGGCCGGTCACTACGCCGACGCCGACCGCTGGCGGCCCCCGATCGTCAAGTCCGTCGCGGCGCGGAACGAAGGTATCGACGACGTGCTGGCGGCCATCGACGCGCACCGCGCCTGGCTGGAGCGCACCGGCGGGCTGCGGGTCCGGCGTCGCGAGCGGGCGGCCCGGGAGGTGGAGGCGATCGCGCTGGAGGCCGTGCGGGCACGGATCGGTGACCTACGCGGGGGAGCGGCGCTGGACACCCTCGCCGACCAGGTCGCCGACGGGAAACTCGACCCCTACGGCGCGGCCGACACCCTCCTCCGCGAAGCAGGGCCGGAAGCGTCCGCGTGA
- a CDS encoding cell division protein DivIVA, giving the protein MQPTPTENNLSFFDSSNTDPGFTIALRGYDRHQVNEHLQRLNTELTQNQGAKSEAEQKLAEAQHRVRAVEQQLTALQQQMRSQQKQLQENSKPTLSGLGTRVEQLLRLAEEQANEHRTEAEKKAEETLSAARLQARELTEKARAEAQAVKVAAERDAAGVKEGAEREASEIRNEVNREVEVNRATADREVRQARTTADHEVAELKARVHREVAQLQATAEREATQLRAAAKQETEQLRNKVKAETEQLRTTVRQETEQLRSEATREAEQKRGEASRILAEAREKRDNDLQELELQLAERRERAEQEESQRHAAAVAETQKLVGEAEQRARVAETRAREVEAHTESRRKAAEAQAKDIVEKARALADKTVSEARAESERLMSDAKANAEHNTTQAKRQVAELTSQRDAITTQLGQLREMLAGLVGGGAAAATVAKAAEVAKAEPVEAPSANGRG; this is encoded by the coding sequence ATGCAGCCGACCCCCACCGAGAACAACCTCTCGTTCTTCGACTCTTCGAACACCGATCCGGGCTTCACCATCGCGCTGCGCGGGTACGACCGGCACCAGGTGAACGAGCACCTTCAGCGGCTCAACACCGAGCTGACCCAGAACCAGGGCGCCAAGTCCGAGGCCGAGCAGAAGCTCGCTGAGGCCCAGCACCGGGTTCGCGCGGTCGAGCAGCAGCTCACCGCGCTGCAGCAGCAGATGCGCAGCCAGCAGAAGCAGCTCCAGGAGAACTCGAAGCCGACGCTCTCCGGCCTCGGTACCCGGGTCGAGCAGCTGCTGCGGCTCGCCGAGGAGCAGGCGAACGAGCACCGCACCGAGGCCGAGAAGAAGGCCGAGGAGACGCTGTCGGCTGCTCGCCTCCAGGCCCGCGAACTGACCGAGAAGGCGCGTGCCGAGGCGCAGGCGGTCAAGGTCGCCGCCGAGCGCGACGCGGCCGGGGTCAAGGAGGGCGCCGAGCGCGAGGCGTCCGAGATCCGCAACGAGGTCAACCGCGAGGTCGAGGTCAACCGCGCCACCGCAGACCGCGAGGTCCGGCAGGCGCGCACGACCGCCGACCACGAGGTGGCCGAGCTCAAGGCGCGGGTGCACCGCGAGGTGGCTCAGCTGCAGGCCACCGCCGAGCGGGAAGCCACTCAGCTGCGGGCCGCGGCGAAGCAGGAGACCGAGCAGCTCCGCAACAAGGTCAAGGCGGAGACCGAGCAGCTGCGCACCACCGTGCGGCAGGAGACCGAGCAGCTGCGCAGCGAGGCCACCCGCGAGGCCGAGCAGAAGCGGGGCGAGGCGAGCCGCATCCTGGCCGAGGCGCGCGAGAAGCGCGACAACGACCTGCAGGAGCTCGAGCTCCAGCTGGCCGAGCGGCGCGAGCGGGCCGAGCAGGAGGAGTCCCAGCGGCACGCGGCTGCGGTCGCCGAGACCCAGAAGCTGGTCGGCGAGGCCGAGCAGCGCGCCCGGGTCGCCGAGACCCGTGCCCGCGAGGTCGAGGCGCACACCGAGTCTCGTCGTAAGGCGGCCGAGGCTCAGGCCAAGGACATCGTCGAGAAGGCTCGTGCGCTCGCCGACAAGACCGTCAGCGAGGCGCGTGCCGAGTCCGAGCGTCTGATGTCGGACGCCAAGGCGAACGCCGAGCACAACACGACCCAGGCCAAGCGCCAGGTCGCCGAGCTCACCTCGCAGCGGGACGCGATCACCACGCAGCTCGGTCAGCTGCGCGAGATGCTGGCCGGCCTGGTCGGCGGCGGCGCGGCGGCGGCCACGGTGGCGAAGGCCGCCGAGGTGGCCAAGGCCGAGCCGGTCGAGGCGCCGAGCGCGAACGGGCGAGGCTGA
- a CDS encoding DUF3817 domain-containing protein: protein MSGAPVSNTPTSTTFRLFRLAALAEALSWTGLLIGMVFKYLIVENEIGVKIFGPIHGALFILYLVAVLLTRPVAGWSLRATFVGLLASIPPFGTLFFERWAVKKASERTLDPAGV from the coding sequence ATGAGTGGAGCTCCGGTGTCGAACACCCCTACCAGCACCACGTTCCGGCTCTTCCGCCTCGCGGCACTGGCCGAAGCGCTCTCCTGGACCGGCCTGCTGATCGGCATGGTTTTCAAGTACCTGATCGTCGAGAACGAGATCGGCGTCAAGATCTTCGGCCCGATCCACGGCGCGCTGTTCATCCTCTACCTGGTCGCGGTGCTGCTCACCCGGCCGGTGGCCGGCTGGAGCCTGCGCGCGACGTTCGTCGGCCTGCTCGCCTCGATCCCGCCGTTCGGGACGCTGTTCTTCGAGCGCTGGGCGGTCAAGAAGGCCTCCGAGCGGACGTTGGACCCGGCGGGCGTCTGA
- a CDS encoding acetyl-CoA C-acetyltransferase, with product MTSVIVSGARTPMGRLQGSLKDFSAADLGGVAIKAALERAGVSPEQVQYVIMGQVLQAGAGQNPARPAAVKAGIPLTVPAITINKVCLSGVDAIALADQLIRAGEFDIVVAGGQESMTNAPHLLPKSRAGYKYGSIEVLDSMAWDGLTDSFEHIAMGESTEKFAGQAGLSRADQDAFSARSHQRAAAAAKNGVFDAEIAAVEIPQRKGDPIVFSADEGIRPDTTTESLAKLRPAFDKAGTITAGSSSQISDGAAAVVVMSKAKAEELGLTWIAEIGAHGNVAGPDNSLLPQPANAIQHALGKEGLTVADLDLIEINEAFAAVGVHSARALGLSEDEIDAKVNVNGGAIALGHPIGMSGARIALHLALELQRRGGGVGAAALCGGGGQGDALIVRVPKA from the coding sequence ATGACTTCCGTGATCGTCAGCGGTGCACGTACCCCCATGGGACGGCTCCAAGGCTCGTTGAAGGATTTCTCCGCAGCCGATCTCGGCGGCGTGGCGATCAAGGCCGCGCTCGAGCGCGCCGGGGTCTCCCCCGAGCAGGTGCAGTACGTGATCATGGGGCAGGTGCTGCAGGCGGGCGCCGGCCAGAACCCGGCGCGTCCGGCCGCGGTCAAGGCGGGCATCCCGCTGACGGTTCCGGCGATCACGATCAACAAGGTCTGCCTGTCGGGCGTCGACGCGATCGCGCTGGCCGACCAGCTGATCCGGGCCGGTGAGTTCGACATCGTCGTGGCCGGTGGCCAGGAGTCGATGACGAACGCGCCGCACCTGCTGCCGAAGTCGCGCGCCGGGTACAAGTACGGCTCGATCGAGGTGCTCGACTCGATGGCGTGGGACGGGTTGACCGACTCGTTCGAGCACATCGCGATGGGTGAGTCCACCGAGAAGTTCGCCGGTCAGGCGGGTCTGTCCCGCGCCGACCAGGACGCGTTCAGTGCGCGCAGCCACCAGCGCGCGGCGGCGGCGGCGAAGAACGGGGTGTTCGACGCCGAGATCGCGGCGGTGGAGATCCCGCAGCGCAAGGGCGACCCGATCGTGTTCAGCGCGGACGAGGGCATCCGCCCCGACACCACGACCGAGAGCCTGGCGAAGCTGCGCCCGGCGTTCGACAAGGCCGGGACGATCACCGCGGGGTCCTCCTCGCAGATCTCTGACGGTGCGGCCGCGGTCGTCGTGATGAGCAAGGCCAAGGCCGAGGAGCTCGGGCTGACCTGGATCGCCGAGATCGGCGCGCACGGCAACGTCGCGGGGCCGGACAACTCGCTGCTGCCGCAGCCGGCGAACGCGATCCAGCACGCGCTGGGTAAGGAAGGTCTGACGGTCGCCGACCTGGACCTGATCGAGATCAACGAGGCGTTCGCCGCGGTCGGGGTCCACTCGGCGCGTGCGCTGGGGCTGTCCGAGGACGAGATCGACGCCAAGGTCAACGTCAACGGCGGGGCGATCGCGCTGGGCCACCCGATCGGGATGTCCGGTGCGCGGATCGCGCTGCACCTGGCGCTGGAGCTGCAGCGCCGCGGCGGCGGTGTCGGCGCGGCCGCCCTCTGCGGCGGCGGTGGCCAGGGTGACGCGCTCATCGTGCGCGTGCCGAAGGCCTGA
- the mce gene encoding methylmalonyl-CoA epimerase has product MAIRRIDHVGIAVPDLDEALAFYRDKFGLISEHEEVNEEQGVREAMLVPADGDPTSGRVQLLAPLRPDSAIGKFLDRSGPGIQQMAYTVDDIEKTSEELRAKGLRLLYDAPRRGTAGSRINFVHPKDAGGVLVELVEPGPGH; this is encoded by the coding sequence ATGGCCATTCGCCGGATCGACCACGTCGGTATCGCCGTTCCGGATCTGGACGAGGCACTCGCGTTCTACCGCGACAAGTTCGGCCTGATCTCCGAACACGAAGAGGTGAACGAGGAGCAGGGCGTCCGGGAGGCCATGCTGGTGCCCGCCGACGGTGACCCGACGAGCGGACGGGTGCAGCTGCTGGCCCCGCTCCGTCCCGACTCGGCGATCGGCAAGTTCCTGGACCGATCCGGACCCGGCATCCAGCAGATGGCGTACACGGTCGACGACATCGAGAAGACCAGCGAGGAGCTGCGAGCCAAGGGGCTGCGCCTGCTCTACGACGCCCCGCGGCGCGGCACGGCCGGTTCGCGGATCAACTTCGTCCACCCGAAGGACGCTGGCGGCGTCCTCGTCGAGCTGGTGGAACCCGGCCCAGGCCACTGA